The Candidatus Endomicrobium procryptotermitis genome has a window encoding:
- the rpmJ gene encoding 50S ribosomal protein L36, with protein sequence MKVRASVKPICQKCKVVKRKGVVRVTCSDPRHKQRQG encoded by the coding sequence ATGAAAGTTAGAGCATCAGTAAAACCGATCTGCCAGAAGTGCAAAGTCGTAAAACGTAAAGGCGTCGTAAGAGTGACGTGTTCGGATCCCAGACATAAACAGAGACAGGGATAA
- the infA gene encoding translation initiation factor IF-1 yields MTKEEKIVVDGKILESLPNAMFKVEIEGGHIILAHICGKMRMHYIKILPGDKVKLELSPYDLTRGRITYREK; encoded by the coding sequence ATGACAAAAGAAGAAAAAATCGTCGTTGATGGTAAAATTCTGGAATCTCTACCTAATGCGATGTTTAAAGTCGAAATTGAGGGCGGGCATATAATTTTAGCGCATATTTGCGGTAAAATGAGAATGCATTATATTAAGATTTTGCCCGGCGATAAAGTAAAATTAGAACTCTCCCCCTATGATTTGACAAGGGGAAGAATAACTTATAGAGAGAAATGA
- the rpsD gene encoding 30S ribosomal protein S4 — protein MSRYLESVCKLCRREKEKLFLKGERCSANCTLDRKRGKNGPGQHGAGKSKMSDYAKHLREKQKARRVYGLTEEQFRHYYVLAEKMKGSTGDNLLQLLELRLDNVVYRLGFASSKKMARQIVNHGNIFVNDKKINVPRYQVKAGDVITVPEKYKENFVLKKLLEKTSTNIPSWLNFDKTKVVGTVVSEPLPGETSHPIDSQLIVEYYSK, from the coding sequence ATGTCACGTTATTTAGAGTCAGTATGTAAATTATGCCGCAGGGAAAAAGAAAAACTTTTTCTTAAAGGCGAAAGATGTTCTGCGAATTGCACTCTTGATAGAAAAAGAGGCAAAAATGGTCCTGGTCAGCACGGTGCAGGAAAAAGTAAAATGTCAGATTATGCAAAACATTTGCGTGAAAAACAAAAGGCAAGAAGAGTTTATGGTTTAACGGAAGAACAGTTTCGCCACTATTACGTTTTGGCAGAAAAGATGAAAGGTTCTACAGGTGACAATCTGCTTCAGCTGCTTGAGCTGAGGCTCGACAATGTTGTTTATCGTTTAGGTTTTGCTTCTTCAAAAAAAATGGCTAGACAGATTGTAAATCACGGAAATATTTTTGTTAATGACAAGAAAATAAATGTGCCGCGCTATCAGGTTAAAGCCGGCGATGTGATAACCGTTCCGGAAAAATACAAAGAAAATTTCGTATTGAAAAAACTACTTGAAAAAACGTCAACGAATATTCCATCGTGGCTTAATTTCGATAAAACTAAAGTTGTGGGAACCGTCGTAAGCGAGCCTCTTCCGGGTGAAACTTCCCATCCTATAGATAGTCAGCTCATAGTTGAATACTATTCAAAATAA
- the rpsK gene encoding 30S ribosomal protein S11, whose product MADEKKSGSKKKIKYTGGVARAYILSSFNNTIVNITDERGNTLAWASAGGAGFKGTKKGTPFAAQMTAATVGKKAFDFGVKQVTVFVNGPGPGRETAIRGLQSSGLIITAIKDITPVPHDGCRPPKPRRV is encoded by the coding sequence ATGGCTGATGAAAAGAAGTCTGGTTCAAAAAAGAAAATTAAATATACAGGCGGTGTAGCCAGAGCGTATATATTGTCATCTTTCAATAATACGATAGTGAATATAACAGATGAAAGAGGAAATACTTTGGCATGGGCATCTGCCGGAGGCGCGGGATTTAAAGGAACGAAAAAAGGTACTCCTTTTGCAGCTCAGATGACAGCTGCCACCGTAGGAAAAAAAGCTTTTGATTTCGGAGTAAAACAGGTTACGGTTTTTGTTAACGGACCCGGACCTGGAAGAGAAACGGCGATAAGAGGATTACAAAGTTCTGGTTTGATAATTACGGCAATTAAAGATATTACGCCGGTACCGCATGACGGCTGTCGTCCGCCTAAACCGAGAAGAGTATAA
- the rpsM gene encoding 30S ribosomal protein S13 encodes MARVAGVDLPKNKRLDIALRYIYGIGPAIANEMIAELGLDAAKRVKDLTEEEVNKINTLITKNLKVEGDLRREIQGNIKRLIEIGSYRGLRHRRNLPVRGQRSKTNARTRRGKRKTVGAGKAQPQGKKG; translated from the coding sequence ATGGCGCGTGTAGCTGGAGTTGACTTACCTAAAAATAAAAGACTTGATATAGCGCTCAGATATATTTACGGCATAGGACCTGCTATAGCAAATGAAATGATTGCGGAACTCGGTTTAGATGCCGCAAAAAGAGTTAAAGATTTGACGGAAGAAGAAGTCAATAAAATCAACACTTTAATCACGAAAAATCTTAAAGTTGAAGGTGATTTAAGACGTGAAATTCAGGGAAATATAAAAAGGCTCATAGAAATCGGAAGTTACAGAGGGTTGCGGCACAGAAGAAATCTTCCTGTAAGAGGGCAGCGTTCTAAAACAAATGCGCGCACAAGACGCGGAAAGAGAAAAACCGTTGGAGCAGGCAAAGCGCAGCCTCAGGGCAAAAAAGGTTAA